A genomic window from Candidatus Zixiibacteriota bacterium includes:
- a CDS encoding lipid II flippase MurJ, with protein MPPRTAKAVFSVATVLLISRLLGFVREIVIADVFGTSAQYDLYLVAIMLPALLSAVLSFASVYLLVPYFSRKLENATGREQAADWSALWPAINLTVLVAVGVAALIALFAPLIMKIWGGGYLETEFGDIVFYCRVTSAMVILGTTEACMRAYLNVRRIFTYSAAGYLVYNAFCVAAIVVFHQQFSIGAVAIGLLGGLAVQNIYLLLKVLSFKPFEKLTARVFDVNSKAILATGGVIILVEFINRSYFLIDRYVAQQFGEGIISALNYGQVLIQLPDSIIGLAIGVVVFPIFSDASNKPGSSRFGELYRKAITGVVLLAVPIAAYFMVASSDLVHLLLHRGQFDNNSVELTANILMPYAPSIVALFITSTSIRACYSGGWGKQVLLFAAVIFAIKFAATFILAEIVGYGGISAATSLSHVGFAGLMLMFLSKRLVFGDKPRFLYNIIVMILLGVLMVLIGNAVGNFLSRYFESYGITDVLARLALLALCVVVVYWLGLSLLGLKSLFWSYLKWPAANAEKREDSEPDSAQL; from the coding sequence ATGCCCCCTCGGACGGCAAAGGCGGTCTTCTCAGTCGCGACCGTTCTGCTGATATCGCGCTTGCTCGGTTTCGTGCGGGAAATCGTCATTGCCGATGTCTTCGGGACCTCCGCTCAGTACGACCTTTACCTGGTCGCCATAATGCTTCCGGCGCTCCTGAGTGCAGTATTGAGTTTTGCCAGTGTCTATCTGCTCGTACCATATTTTTCTCGGAAACTGGAAAATGCAACCGGTAGAGAACAGGCAGCCGATTGGTCAGCGCTGTGGCCCGCCATCAATCTTACGGTGTTGGTGGCGGTCGGTGTGGCGGCGCTGATTGCCCTGTTTGCGCCCCTCATTATGAAAATTTGGGGCGGCGGCTACCTGGAGACCGAATTCGGCGATATCGTATTCTATTGCCGCGTTACTTCGGCCATGGTTATACTTGGAACTACCGAGGCCTGCATGCGAGCCTATCTGAACGTCAGGCGCATCTTCACTTATTCGGCCGCGGGTTACCTCGTGTATAACGCCTTCTGCGTGGCCGCAATCGTTGTTTTTCATCAACAGTTTTCCATCGGGGCCGTAGCAATCGGATTGTTGGGCGGTCTTGCCGTTCAGAATATCTACCTTCTGCTCAAGGTTCTTTCTTTTAAGCCGTTCGAAAAACTGACCGCGAGAGTATTCGACGTCAATAGCAAGGCGATACTGGCAACAGGCGGAGTCATTATTCTCGTGGAATTTATTAACCGTTCATACTTTCTCATCGACAGATACGTTGCCCAGCAATTTGGCGAAGGTATCATCTCCGCGCTCAACTACGGTCAGGTGTTAATCCAACTCCCGGATTCAATCATCGGACTCGCCATTGGGGTGGTCGTGTTCCCGATCTTCTCGGACGCATCGAACAAGCCCGGAAGCTCAAGGTTCGGTGAATTGTATCGAAAGGCCATAACCGGTGTGGTGCTTCTGGCCGTGCCTATAGCAGCCTATTTCATGGTAGCGAGTTCCGATCTGGTTCACCTGCTTCTCCATCGGGGACAGTTCGACAACAACTCGGTCGAATTGACGGCGAATATATTGATGCCCTACGCGCCGTCGATAGTGGCCCTGTTTATCACATCGACCTCAATCAGGGCTTGTTACTCGGGAGGTTGGGGAAAACAGGTTTTGCTGTTTGCGGCTGTCATATTTGCGATCAAATTTGCGGCGACTTTCATCCTGGCGGAAATCGTCGGTTATGGGGGTATCTCAGCCGCCACGTCGCTGTCACATGTCGGGTTCGCCGGCTTGATGCTGATGTTTCTTTCCAAGAGATTAGTTTTTGGCGACAAACCAAGATTCTTATATAATATAATTGTTATGATCCTGTTGGGTGTTCTGATGGTACTGATAGGAAACGCCGTCGGCAATTTTCTGTCGCGCTATTTCGAGTCCTACGGCATTACCGATGTTTTAGCGCGGCTGGCGCTATTGGCGCTTTGTGTGGTTGTTGTGTACTGGCTGGGCCTGTCTCTGCTGGGTTTGAAGAGTCTGTTTTGGTCATATCTGAAATGGCCCGCCGCGAATGCGGAAAAACGTGAAGACAGCGAACCTGATTCCGCCCAACTGTAA
- a CDS encoding Wzz/FepE/Etk N-terminal domain-containing protein produces MTDSQSNNFWLFLELLAKRKRLIFVIIILATAVSVVVSLVLPKWYSSTALLLPPKNMSTPIGEMSDWSQVVSVTGGLELPMRATPSDVYIRMLKSRTITSRIMDSFNLMERYGTGNWEETYLALMEHANMQVSDEGLLVISVEDKDPQMAADIANAFVKELENVNTEIVAERINQTRAFLEDRLEQVKKEMDSSRAALEAFQMKYRAVDFDEQTRLAIDQAAALKIMLAEIDLEISMKAFVLGKDNVELLGQQRKRQTIKKQLEDLENRNPDSSFFSLPVSLIPSLRGQYEMLYSRVQVAEGLYQVLLEQSEKAKIKEYEKMPTISVLDPAKPATLKSRPQRSIIVAGTFGLSVLFAIFFAALLEYFAKLRQSSPEDYGRLVMFVEAFFGWLPGVKKTKRTGSHNSQVNT; encoded by the coding sequence ATGACCGACTCTCAATCCAATAATTTCTGGCTGTTTCTGGAGCTTTTGGCCAAACGCAAACGGCTCATTTTTGTCATTATAATTCTGGCCACGGCCGTATCTGTCGTCGTTTCGTTGGTCCTGCCGAAATGGTACTCCTCCACAGCCCTGCTGCTGCCGCCCAAAAACATGTCGACCCCCATCGGGGAAATGTCCGACTGGAGTCAGGTCGTTTCCGTTACCGGCGGACTTGAACTGCCCATGAGAGCCACCCCCTCCGATGTCTACATCCGCATGTTGAAAAGTCGTACCATCACGTCTCGAATCATGGACAGCTTCAATCTTATGGAACGTTACGGTACCGGCAACTGGGAAGAAACCTATCTGGCGCTGATGGAGCACGCGAATATGCAGGTGTCCGATGAAGGTCTGCTGGTAATATCAGTTGAGGACAAAGATCCCCAAATGGCGGCCGACATTGCCAATGCTTTCGTTAAGGAACTCGAAAATGTCAATACCGAGATAGTCGCCGAGAGAATCAACCAGACACGAGCATTTCTCGAAGACCGGCTGGAACAGGTCAAAAAAGAGATGGACTCAAGCCGTGCCGCTCTTGAAGCCTTTCAGATGAAATACCGGGCAGTGGATTTCGACGAACAGACTCGCCTGGCAATCGACCAAGCCGCCGCCCTGAAAATTATGCTCGCCGAAATCGATCTCGAGATAAGCATGAAAGCCTTCGTTCTCGGCAAGGACAACGTCGAACTGCTGGGCCAGCAGCGAAAGAGGCAGACCATAAAAAAACAACTCGAGGACCTCGAGAACCGTAATCCCGACAGCTCTTTTTTCTCGCTGCCGGTTTCTCTGATCCCTTCGCTGAGGGGCCAGTATGAAATGCTCTATAGCCGGGTCCAGGTCGCCGAAGGGTTGTATCAGGTTCTGCTCGAACAGAGCGAAAAGGCCAAGATCAAAGAATACGAAAAGATGCCCACTATCTCGGTACTCGACCCTGCCAAGCCGGCCACTCTCAAGAGCCGTCCCCAGCGAAGTATCATCGTTGCCGGTACCTTCGGTCTTTCCGTGCTGTTCGCGATTTTCTTCGCGGCCCTGCTCGAATACTTCGCCAAATTACGCCAATCAAGTCCCGAGGATTATGGTCGACTGGTGATGTTTGTCGAAGCGTTCTTCGGCTGGCTGCCCGGCGTCAAAAAAACCAAACGAACCGGTTCTCACAATTCACAGGTTAATACTTAG
- a CDS encoding DapH/DapD/GlmU-related protein produces the protein MSTSVIAPSAKYGSSTGIGEFCLIGENVKIGNNCSIGHRVVIHADTVIGDNVRIDDGAVVGKLPMKAAISATTKDQSLPPCKIADNCLIGANVIIYRGAEIGEKVLIADLSTVRENVSIGICTIVGRGVAIENFCTIGKYVKLETNVYITAYSEIEDRVFVAPCVATSNDNYIGRTEERFKHFKGVIIKKGARIGVNATILPGKVIHEDALVAAGAVVTKDAPARKIVAGAPARIFRDVPTEQLLENQGWKD, from the coding sequence ATGTCTACCTCAGTTATAGCTCCATCCGCAAAGTATGGATCTTCCACCGGTATCGGTGAGTTCTGTCTTATTGGAGAAAATGTCAAAATAGGCAACAACTGCTCCATCGGCCACCGGGTCGTCATCCACGCCGACACTGTTATTGGTGATAATGTGCGGATTGACGATGGCGCGGTGGTGGGAAAACTCCCTATGAAAGCGGCCATTTCAGCGACCACCAAAGATCAAAGTCTGCCGCCATGCAAAATAGCCGACAACTGTCTCATAGGCGCCAACGTTATCATCTATCGCGGCGCCGAAATCGGCGAGAAAGTACTCATTGCCGATCTATCCACCGTCCGGGAAAACGTCTCCATCGGAATATGTACTATCGTGGGCCGAGGTGTCGCGATTGAAAACTTCTGCACTATCGGCAAGTATGTAAAGCTCGAGACTAATGTATACATAACCGCCTACTCCGAAATCGAAGACAGAGTTTTTGTTGCCCCCTGCGTGGCAACATCAAATGACAATTATATCGGCCGCACCGAAGAGCGGTTTAAACATTTCAAAGGAGTCATCATTAAGAAAGGCGCCAGAATCGGTGTCAACGCGACCATCCTGCCGGGCAAAGTCATTCATGAAGATGCCCTGGTGGCGGCTGGCGCGGTGGTGACCAAGGACGCCCCGGCGCGAAAAATCGTGGCGGGCGCCCCGGCCCGGATTTTCAGGGATGTCCCGACGGAACAGTTACTCGAAAACCAGGGCTGGAAAGACTAA
- the kdsB gene encoding 3-deoxy-manno-octulosonate cytidylyltransferase, whose translation MATNVLAVIPARMGSTRFPNKVIYPFNDQPLLFYVHREIARASVIDRLVIATDSKEIAKASENFGAEVVMTSKKHRTGSDRVAEVARKFGGDIILNIQADSFGLTSAALTKLVQAMRTDRRIQFATLARPIENDNELFDPNKVKVVTDSTGDALWFSRFPIPFLQNSVEKDRFSQFKFLLHIGVYGFRRQSLSTFASWKRTVLEKAESLEQLRILGNGAKIRVIKTKARTVSIDSPDDLSKLRRIYKVG comes from the coding sequence ATGGCAACGAATGTGCTTGCCGTGATTCCCGCTCGAATGGGCTCAACGCGCTTTCCCAACAAAGTTATCTACCCCTTCAACGATCAACCGCTGCTCTTTTACGTCCATCGCGAAATAGCCCGTGCGTCGGTTATCGACCGCCTCGTCATAGCCACCGACAGCAAAGAAATCGCAAAAGCTTCCGAAAACTTCGGCGCCGAGGTCGTCATGACCTCGAAAAAACATCGCACCGGCTCGGACCGCGTGGCCGAGGTAGCGCGAAAGTTCGGCGGCGATATCATTCTCAACATTCAGGCCGACAGTTTCGGTCTCACCTCCGCCGCATTGACAAAACTCGTGCAGGCGATGAGAACCGACAGGCGCATTCAGTTCGCAACACTCGCCAGACCGATAGAAAATGACAACGAATTGTTCGACCCCAATAAAGTTAAAGTCGTCACCGACTCGACCGGCGATGCTCTCTGGTTTTCTCGTTTCCCCATACCCTTTCTCCAAAACAGTGTCGAGAAAGACCGCTTCTCACAATTTAAGTTTCTGCTGCACATCGGTGTGTACGGGTTCCGCCGGCAATCGCTCAGCACATTCGCTTCATGGAAAAGAACGGTTCTGGAAAAAGCCGAGTCGCTCGAACAACTGCGAATACTGGGAAACGGCGCGAAAATCAGAGTCATAAAAACCAAAGCCAGGACCGTATCCATTGACAGCCCGGATGATTTGAGTAAATTAAGACGTATTTATAAAGTAGGGTAG
- a CDS encoding AAC(3) family N-acetyltransferase: MILLSALKQNLRIWAKKFLPTSIIQALRRISDRADSQARRARVESMPEVSKETLLNDLSEAGISPGDIIMVHSSLSRIGKVSGGADAVIDALLETITDEGTLIMPCYGSADEAFKSSKKGEPVDLRTAKSAVGKITEVFRVRKGVLRSSHPFSSSCAVGKHAEYITSGHDAGPDVCHADSPVGRLVELEGRVVGIGIPIAQGLGVAHFLEDTWDDFPFEVHSDRASITYIDADGKETTRDVSRYDPKISRTRVDYPDGQWICKTLTEHMIRVGLMKQFKFGQADSWLMEARALYDELKRLAQKGVTMYLTEDGLSPENRDVLNW, from the coding sequence ATGATATTGTTGTCCGCATTGAAACAGAACCTGAGAATCTGGGCAAAAAAATTTCTACCGACATCGATTATTCAAGCGTTGCGCAGAATCTCGGACCGAGCCGATTCGCAAGCCCGTCGCGCGCGAGTCGAGTCAATGCCGGAAGTCAGTAAAGAGACTTTGTTGAATGACCTGAGCGAAGCCGGTATCTCACCGGGAGATATCATAATGGTCCATTCCTCTCTGTCACGTATTGGCAAAGTCTCCGGCGGAGCAGACGCGGTTATCGACGCTCTGCTTGAAACCATTACCGACGAAGGTACTCTCATCATGCCCTGTTATGGGTCCGCCGACGAGGCGTTCAAATCGTCCAAAAAGGGAGAACCGGTCGACTTGCGTACGGCCAAATCCGCTGTCGGAAAAATAACCGAGGTCTTCCGCGTCCGGAAGGGCGTCCTCCGGAGTTCCCACCCGTTTTCGTCCTCCTGCGCCGTTGGAAAGCACGCCGAGTATATAACCTCGGGACATGACGCCGGGCCCGACGTCTGCCACGCCGACTCGCCGGTGGGACGGCTGGTAGAACTAGAAGGTCGGGTTGTGGGCATTGGCATACCTATCGCACAGGGGCTCGGCGTGGCGCACTTCCTCGAGGATACGTGGGATGACTTTCCTTTTGAAGTTCACTCTGATCGGGCCAGCATTACGTATATTGATGCTGATGGGAAGGAAACTACCCGTGATGTTTCTCGCTACGATCCCAAAATCTCTCGAACCCGTGTCGACTACCCCGACGGCCAGTGGATTTGTAAAACTCTCACCGAACACATGATAAGGGTTGGCCTTATGAAGCAGTTCAAGTTCGGGCAGGCCGACTCATGGCTGATGGAAGCTCGAGCCTTGTATGACGAACTAAAACGACTTGCCCAGAAAGGCGTAACCATGTACCTGACCGAAGACGGGCTTAGCCCGGAAAATCGGGACGTTCTCAATTGGTGA
- a CDS encoding CTP synthase, whose translation MSKKTKYIFVTGGVVSSLGKGIAASSIGLLLKQRGLKVANIKCDPYLNVDPGTMNPFQHGEVFVTDDGSETDLDLGHYERFIDRSLNKDNNVTTGQIYNTVITRERRGDYLGATVQVIPHITEEIKNRIKKFEKGDESPDITVVEIGGTVGDIESLPFLEAIRQMGQEEGPQNTMFIHVTLVPYIRTAGEFKTKPTQHSVKELRAIGIQPNMLLCRSAKPMSEPLRQKISLFCSVSPRAVISAQDASTIYAVPLQFHAQGADDIICEHFGWDVPQPELDEWEAMVEKINNPQRSIKIGICGKYVNLKDAYKSIIEAFTHAGVSSDAEVNLVWVSSEDIKQGGAEKFLHDLDGLLIPGGFGERGVEGKIEAIRYVRDKNIPFFGICLGMQCAVIEFARNVCGIKEAHSYEFYRELKHPVIHLMADQEGVTELGGTMRLGAYPCVVTENTRTYEAYRTTEIQERHRHRYELNNAYRDILVQNGLTLSGLSPDGRLVEMVEISSHRWFVGVQFHPELKSRPTRPHPLFREFVKASVEYHQDKSEKNTTKTEKALNYSKSSQ comes from the coding sequence ATGTCCAAAAAGACTAAATATATATTCGTAACCGGAGGCGTTGTCTCATCCCTGGGAAAGGGAATAGCGGCATCATCTATCGGCCTGTTGCTCAAGCAGCGAGGTCTCAAGGTAGCCAACATCAAATGCGATCCTTACCTCAACGTTGATCCCGGCACCATGAACCCGTTCCAGCACGGCGAGGTTTTCGTCACCGACGACGGCTCCGAGACCGATCTCGACCTAGGCCACTACGAACGTTTTATCGACCGCTCCCTGAACAAAGACAATAATGTAACCACCGGACAAATCTACAATACGGTTATCACCCGCGAACGCCGTGGCGACTATCTCGGCGCCACCGTGCAGGTCATTCCTCACATCACCGAAGAGATAAAAAATCGCATCAAGAAATTCGAAAAGGGAGATGAGAGCCCCGATATTACCGTGGTGGAAATCGGCGGCACGGTCGGCGATATCGAATCGTTGCCGTTTCTGGAAGCTATCCGCCAGATGGGCCAGGAGGAAGGCCCGCAAAATACGATGTTCATCCACGTCACACTCGTTCCATACATCAGAACCGCCGGAGAATTCAAGACCAAACCGACCCAGCACTCCGTCAAAGAACTCCGCGCCATCGGTATTCAGCCCAACATGCTGCTTTGCCGGTCAGCCAAACCGATGTCGGAGCCGCTGCGACAGAAAATCTCGCTGTTTTGCTCGGTTTCACCGCGTGCGGTTATTTCGGCTCAGGATGCTTCGACCATCTACGCCGTGCCGCTGCAATTCCACGCTCAGGGAGCTGATGATATTATATGTGAACACTTTGGATGGGATGTCCCTCAACCCGAGCTCGATGAATGGGAGGCTATGGTCGAGAAAATCAACAACCCGCAGAGAAGTATTAAGATCGGTATCTGCGGCAAATATGTTAATCTCAAAGACGCCTACAAATCCATCATCGAGGCTTTTACCCACGCGGGCGTTTCCTCCGATGCCGAAGTCAACCTCGTCTGGGTATCATCCGAAGACATCAAGCAGGGCGGCGCGGAAAAGTTCCTGCACGATCTCGACGGCCTGCTGATCCCCGGCGGATTCGGCGAGCGCGGGGTAGAGGGCAAGATCGAAGCCATAAGATACGTACGGGACAAGAACATTCCGTTCTTCGGTATCTGCCTCGGCATGCAGTGCGCCGTGATCGAATTCGCCCGTAACGTGTGCGGCATCAAAGAAGCCCATAGTTATGAGTTCTACCGCGAACTGAAACATCCCGTCATTCACCTTATGGCCGACCAGGAAGGTGTCACTGAGCTGGGCGGCACCATGCGGCTCGGCGCCTACCCTTGCGTGGTAACGGAGAATACCCGCACATACGAGGCTTACCGGACGACGGAAATTCAGGAGCGACACCGGCATCGCTATGAACTTAACAACGCCTATCGTGATATTCTGGTCCAGAACGGACTCACCCTGTCAGGGCTGTCCCCCGACGGAAGACTCGTTGAAATGGTTGAGATCAGCAGTCATCGCTGGTTCGTGGGCGTGCAGTTTCATCCGGAGCTCAAGTCGCGTCCCACACGGCCGCACCCGCTTTTCAGGGAATTCGTGAAAGCTTCGGTCGAATACCATCAGGACAAGTCCGAGAAAAACACCACCAAAACGGAAAAGGCCCTGAACTATTCAAAGTCATCTCAGTAA
- a CDS encoding SLBB domain-containing protein, with amino-acid sequence MKIKAPFIAVLLSLAVSLTVVGQDPIVLELPEEDGPPFGLPVDPDLYLIRPGDKLRITFVKSDLDPLTLQVDPEGLIVDSKIGVFNLSSKTLTQTRDMLTESLATLFNVANLSINITNSRLIPISVQGAIARPGTYNVYNSQRVSEVIAVAGGILPEGSTRSITLSGGVRDLHVDLDRAKFLSDIEADPAVYAGRVIHVPNKSLSTVQVVGEVLSQREIELLEGDDIPMLLRLAGGARRWADTSAIVIMDEAGKIVSSQLAGGEVIVVPPREENGDRTPIAVFGAVNNPGLYSFTSGMSLRDVINMAGGYLSDANAGNVTVFRKPRLGYDGRTTELRFPVSMLGKTAEERGTVMLKPEDSVYVPIKVGYVTVSGEVLNPGYYPYIEGQSALYYINTAGGFLRTADENQIAVFNPISRITTMIAPGVVVSDGSILTAQLREELK; translated from the coding sequence ATGAAAATTAAAGCGCCTTTCATCGCAGTTTTGCTGAGTCTGGCTGTATCTCTGACCGTTGTTGGCCAGGATCCAATTGTCCTTGAGCTTCCCGAGGAAGATGGGCCGCCATTCGGCCTGCCCGTCGACCCCGATCTGTACCTGATAAGGCCCGGGGACAAACTCAGAATCACCTTTGTGAAATCCGACCTCGACCCTCTGACGCTCCAGGTGGACCCCGAGGGGCTCATTGTGGACAGTAAAATCGGAGTGTTCAACCTCTCTTCGAAGACCCTGACCCAGACGCGCGACATGCTCACCGAGTCATTGGCCACCCTGTTCAACGTCGCCAACCTTTCGATCAATATCACCAACTCACGCCTTATTCCTATCAGCGTTCAGGGCGCTATCGCCCGACCGGGGACATACAACGTTTACAACTCGCAACGTGTCTCGGAAGTCATCGCCGTCGCCGGCGGTATTTTACCGGAAGGTTCCACTCGCTCAATCACCTTATCGGGCGGAGTGAGAGATCTTCACGTGGATCTCGACCGGGCGAAGTTCCTTAGCGATATCGAAGCTGACCCGGCGGTGTACGCCGGAAGAGTAATTCACGTGCCCAATAAGTCGCTAAGCACGGTTCAGGTGGTCGGTGAAGTACTCAGTCAGCGCGAAATCGAGCTCCTCGAAGGTGACGATATCCCAATGCTGCTCAGGCTCGCCGGGGGTGCCAGACGATGGGCGGACACATCTGCGATCGTGATTATGGACGAGGCTGGTAAAATAGTTTCATCTCAACTCGCCGGTGGCGAAGTTATTGTCGTTCCCCCGCGAGAAGAAAACGGCGACAGAACACCAATCGCGGTTTTCGGCGCCGTGAACAACCCCGGTCTTTACTCGTTCACCTCTGGAATGTCCCTCCGAGATGTCATAAACATGGCCGGGGGGTATTTATCCGATGCCAACGCCGGCAACGTTACGGTTTTTCGCAAGCCCAGGTTGGGATATGATGGCCGAACGACCGAACTGCGGTTCCCGGTCTCCATGCTTGGTAAGACCGCTGAGGAGCGAGGCACCGTAATGCTGAAACCGGAAGATTCGGTCTATGTGCCTATCAAGGTAGGTTATGTGACGGTGTCGGGCGAAGTCCTCAACCCGGGATATTATCCGTATATCGAAGGACAGTCGGCTTTGTACTATATTAACACCGCCGGCGGATTCCTCCGTACCGCCGATGAAAACCAGATCGCCGTGTTCAACCCGATATCCCGCATCACCACGATGATCGCGCCCGGTGTGGTTGTCAGCGATGGCAGCATATTGACAGCGCAACTACGCGAGGAATTGAAATGA
- a CDS encoding DegT/DnrJ/EryC1/StrS family aminotransferase has protein sequence MAVPLLDLSRQYAYLKPEMDEAVIKVLTHGGFILGPEVKQLETELAKLSQVKHAAGVASGTDALLLALFAAGIKAGDEVITTDFSFFATAGVIARLGAKPVLVDIEPDTYNIDPNLIEAAITAKTKAIIPVHLFGQLADMDPIMAVAKKHGLKVIEDAAQAIGAEYKGHAAGSFGDYGCFSFYPSKNLGAGGDGGLIVTDNDDNADLMRILRVHGAQPKYYNKIVGFNSRLATIQAAILLAKLPYLRQWSEKRIEHAKIYDAAFKGVKGITCPVVKNYSTFHIYNQYTIEVDDRDAVMAKLKEAQVGFEIYYPVPFHKQECFGYLRHDPEEFPVTNRAADRVLSIPIYPEMTGAEQSEVIETVIKAVS, from the coding sequence ATGGCAGTGCCACTTTTGGATCTGAGCCGGCAATATGCTTACCTGAAACCGGAAATGGATGAAGCCGTAATCAAGGTTCTCACCCACGGCGGTTTTATCCTCGGACCCGAAGTTAAACAACTGGAAACCGAACTCGCGAAACTGTCACAGGTAAAACACGCCGCCGGTGTTGCCTCGGGCACCGACGCTCTTTTGCTGGCTCTGTTTGCCGCCGGCATCAAAGCGGGTGATGAAGTTATCACCACTGACTTTTCATTTTTCGCCACCGCCGGCGTGATTGCCCGCCTGGGTGCCAAACCGGTCCTCGTTGATATCGAACCGGATACCTACAATATCGACCCCAACCTCATCGAGGCCGCCATTACGGCGAAAACAAAAGCTATCATACCCGTCCACCTGTTCGGTCAACTGGCCGACATGGACCCGATAATGGCTGTCGCGAAAAAGCATGGCCTCAAAGTCATCGAAGATGCCGCGCAGGCGATCGGCGCCGAATACAAAGGACACGCCGCCGGATCGTTCGGCGATTATGGCTGTTTCTCGTTTTATCCCTCGAAAAACCTCGGCGCTGGGGGCGATGGCGGACTGATTGTAACTGACAACGATGATAACGCCGACCTGATGCGAATCCTTCGCGTCCACGGCGCTCAACCCAAATACTACAACAAGATCGTCGGCTTCAATTCGCGTCTGGCCACTATTCAGGCCGCGATTCTACTCGCGAAATTGCCATACCTGAGACAATGGTCCGAGAAGCGCATTGAGCACGCGAAGATATATGACGCCGCCTTCAAAGGTGTCAAAGGCATCACCTGCCCCGTGGTGAAGAATTATTCCACCTTCCACATCTACAACCAGTACACCATCGAGGTTGACGATCGCGATGCGGTCATGGCGAAGCTCAAAGAAGCTCAGGTTGGTTTCGAAATCTATTACCCGGTGCCGTTCCATAAACAGGAATGCTTCGGCTACCTCAGACACGATCCCGAGGAGTTCCCAGTTACCAACCGCGCCGCCGATCGTGTGCTTTCCATACCCATTTATCCGGAAATGACCGGGGCGGAGCAGAGTGAAGTAATCGAGACCGTGATTAAAGCCGTATCTTAA